The Thermoanaerobaculia bacterium genome includes a region encoding these proteins:
- a CDS encoding glycosyltransferase family 2 protein has product MTHSTSSPAGPVASGSPAPLSAGRLDCSVLVPVLDEAGTVLDLARRVRDAIVPLGLSYEIIFVDDGSRDSTCARVREARVLDPNVKLVRLRRNFGKAAALTAGFDIASGRLIVTLDGDLQDDPDEIPRMIETLEKGGFDLVSGWKHERKDPLTKTLPSLLFNWATRKVAQVDLHDFNCGFKVYRREVLEEVPVYGELHRYIPVLASRRGFAVGELAVKHHPRRHGVSKYGWDRFYKGLLDLLTVLFITKYTRRPLHLFGAMGLAGLGSGLLINLYLAVRWFMGESLSNRPLLLLGSLLMLIGLQVLMTGLLAEMMTHKTFRRTDSYSVKELLD; this is encoded by the coding sequence ATGACCCATTCGACCTCCTCCCCTGCCGGGCCCGTTGCCTCGGGCTCCCCGGCACCCCTTTCTGCCGGCCGGCTCGACTGCTCCGTGCTGGTGCCGGTCCTCGACGAAGCTGGGACGGTACTCGACCTCGCGCGGCGCGTGCGGGATGCGATCGTGCCCCTGGGCCTCTCGTACGAGATCATCTTCGTCGACGACGGCTCGCGCGACTCGACCTGCGCGCGGGTGCGCGAGGCGCGGGTGCTCGACCCGAACGTCAAGCTGGTGCGTCTGCGGCGCAACTTCGGCAAGGCTGCGGCGCTCACCGCCGGCTTCGATATCGCTTCGGGCCGGCTGATCGTCACCCTCGACGGCGACCTGCAGGACGACCCGGACGAGATTCCGCGCATGATCGAGACCCTGGAGAAGGGCGGTTTCGACCTGGTCTCGGGCTGGAAGCACGAACGCAAGGACCCGCTGACGAAGACGCTGCCGTCGCTGCTCTTCAACTGGGCGACGCGCAAGGTCGCGCAAGTCGACCTGCACGACTTCAACTGCGGCTTCAAGGTCTACCGGCGCGAGGTGCTCGAGGAGGTGCCGGTCTACGGCGAGCTGCACCGCTACATCCCGGTGCTCGCCAGCCGCCGCGGCTTCGCCGTCGGCGAGCTCGCCGTGAAGCACCACCCGCGCCGCCACGGCGTCAGCAAGTACGGCTGGGACCGCTTCTACAAGGGCTTGCTGGATCTGCTCACGGTGCTCTTCATCACCAAGTACACGCGGCGGCCGCTGCACCTTTTCGGGGCGATGGGGCTCGCCGGGCTCGGTTCCGGCCTGCTGATCAATCTCTACCTGGCAGTGCGCTGGTTCATGGGCGAGTCGCTGTCGAACCGGCCGCTGCTGCTCCTCGGGTCGCTCCTCATGCTGATCGGTTTGCAGGTCCTGATGACCGGCCTTCTGGCGGAGATGATGACCCACAAGACCTTCCGCCGGACCGACAGCTATTCGGTCAAGGAGCTGCTCGATTAG